A genomic segment from Malus domestica chromosome 05, GDT2T_hap1 encodes:
- the LOC103409572 gene encoding alcohol dehydrogenase codes for MSNTAGQVIRCRAAVAWEAGKPLVIEEVEVAPPQANEVRLKILFTSLCHTDVYFWEAKGQNPLFPRIYGHEAGGIVESVGEGVTDLKAGDHVLPVFTGECKDCAHCKSEESNMCDLLRINTDRGVMLNDGKSRFSIKGKPIYHFVGTSTFSEYTVVHVGCLAKINPSAPLDKVCVLSCGISTGLGATLNVAKPKKGSTVAVFGLGAVGLAAAEGARMSGASRIIGVDLNSSRFEEAKKFGVTEFVNPKEHKKPVQEVIAELTNGGVDRSIECTGNVEAMISAFECVHDGWGVAVLVGVPHKEAVFKTHPVNFLNERTLKGTFFGNYKPRTDIPSVVEKYMNKELELEKFITHRVPFSEINKAFEYMLKGEGLRCIINMEE; via the exons ATGTCTAATACTGCTGGTCAGGTCATACGCTGCAGAG CTGCTGTAGCTTGGGAAGCAGGGAAGCCGCTGGTGATTGAAGAAGTCGAGGTGGCACCACCACAAGCAAATGAAGTCCGTTTGAAGATCCTTTTCACCTCTTTGTGCCACACTGATGTCTACTTTTGGGAAGCCAAG GGACAAAACCCTTTATTTCCTAGAATTTATGGTCATGAGGCAGGAGG GATTGTGGAGAGTGTTGGTGAGGGCGTGACGGATCTGAAAGCCGGTGATCATGTCCTGCCGGTGTTCACAGGGGAATGCAAGGACTGCGCTCACTGCAAATCAGAAGAGAGCAACATGTGCGACCTCCTCAGGATAAACACTGACAGGGGAGTGATGCTCAATGATGGCAAATCAAGATTTTCAATCAAAGGCAAGCCTATCTATCACTTTGTTGGGACTTCCACCTTCAGTGAGTACACTGTTGTTCATGTTGGCTGCCTTGCCAAGATCAACCCCTCGGCTCCTCTAGACAAAGTCTGTGTCCTCAGTTGTGGAATATCCACAG GTCTCGGAGCTACTCTAAATGTTGCAAAACCGAAAAAGGGATCAACCGTGGCTGTTTTCGGATTAGGAGCTGTAGGCCTTGCA GCTGCCGAAGGAGCCAGGATGTCTGGCGCTTCAAGAATTATCGGCGTCGATTTGAATTCGAGCAGATTTGAAGAAG CGAAAAAGTTTGGCGTGACGGAATTTGTGAACCCAAAAGAGCACAAAAAACCCGTTCAAGAGGTGATAGCCGAGCTGACGAATGGAGGAGTGGACAGAAGCATTGAATGCACAGGAAATGTTGAAGCCATGATATCTGCGTTTGAGTGCGTCCATGAT GGTTGGGGTGTGGCAGTTCTTGTGGGAGTACCACACAAAGAAGCCGTCTTCAAGACGCATCCGGTGAACTTTCTGAACGAGAGGACTCTCAAGGGCACCTTCTTCGGGAACTACAAGCCTCGAACGGACATTCCCTCTGTCGTGGAGAAGTACATGAACAAG GAACTGGAGCTAGAAAAATTCATCACCCACAGAGTCCCATTCTCAGAAATAAACAAGGCGTTTGAGTACATGCTTAAAGGGGAAGGTCTTCGTTGCATAATCAACATGGAGGAATGA